A section of the Devosia rhizoryzae genome encodes:
- a CDS encoding DMT family transporter, translating into MRGILLKVLSVGCFVVMATLLKATETIPSGQMVFFRSFFALLPVLAFLAWRGRLNRAFQTDRPLGHILRGLIGVSSMSLGFFALTRLPLPEATALGYASPLIIVMLSALLLHERVQIFRWTTVLVGLLGVCIILWPRLTVFSSGEALGGAEAVGALTALGGAILSAFAMLQVRTLVQTERTEAIVTYFFISASILSLLTLPFGWVWPTPAQAALLIGAGFFGGIGQLLLTSCYRYADMSVIAPFEYVSLILTIIIGMVIFADVPTIPMVVGAIIIVGSGIAVILRERWLGLDRRRAREANTP; encoded by the coding sequence ATGCGGGGCATCCTGCTCAAGGTTTTGTCGGTCGGGTGCTTCGTGGTCATGGCGACCCTGCTCAAGGCCACCGAAACCATCCCCTCGGGGCAGATGGTCTTCTTCCGCTCCTTCTTTGCGCTGCTTCCGGTTCTTGCTTTCCTGGCGTGGCGGGGACGGCTTAACCGCGCTTTCCAAACAGACCGTCCGCTGGGACACATTCTGCGCGGCCTTATCGGCGTGTCCTCGATGAGCCTGGGCTTTTTTGCCCTGACCCGGCTGCCACTGCCTGAAGCCACAGCTCTCGGCTATGCTTCGCCGCTGATCATCGTGATGCTTTCGGCGCTCCTTCTCCATGAGCGCGTACAGATCTTCCGCTGGACCACGGTGCTGGTGGGCCTCCTTGGCGTCTGCATCATCCTCTGGCCCAGGCTTACCGTGTTTTCCAGCGGCGAAGCGCTGGGCGGCGCAGAAGCGGTAGGCGCGCTAACGGCTTTGGGCGGCGCCATCCTGTCCGCTTTTGCCATGCTGCAGGTCCGCACCCTGGTGCAGACCGAACGCACGGAAGCCATCGTCACCTACTTCTTCATCAGCGCCAGCATTCTGAGCCTGCTGACGTTGCCCTTCGGCTGGGTTTGGCCCACGCCGGCACAGGCGGCGCTTCTAATCGGCGCCGGTTTTTTCGGCGGCATCGGCCAGCTGCTGCTGACCTCCTGCTATCGCTATGCCGACATGTCGGTCATCGCGCCCTTCGAATATGTGTCGCTGATTCTCACCATCATCATCGGCATGGTCATCTTCGCCGATGTGCCGACCATTCCGATGGTCGTCGGCGCCATCATCATCGTCGGCTCCGGCATCGCCGTGATCCTGCGCGAGCGCTGGCTCGGCCTCGATCGCCGCCGCGCGCGCGAGGCCAATACGCCTTAG
- a CDS encoding EAL domain-containing protein produces the protein MQALVYSFITLSAASLGALAYFGLTFTPANAILLAAVFGCVCIVFLERSLRQRAENRLERAIEDLSRLLATDAQAGAVLGQRINAIADTNPGQRLETVEADISVLGTVIRQVAEAVAEMEDKVAKADQVRPSPYANERIIAAPPPRAATQITVISEPEPIIPLEMLRQALLDNRLVHHIQPIARLPQRRAAAYDMLPRLMLEDGELAGAPDFMPRRGGQDLIRQIEGVGLVEAVAIARRSRTGGQPVVLHIPLTRATLGDEFSAEQLLVTLDANRAIASGLTFLVPESDWQSLTTRERAVVEAVARKGAGFSISNLRSLRLDIAELAALGVRSLRVDATRFLDTPEVFTDFHISDIANYLARFEVSLLATGVATERQIVELLDNDIILVQGNYIAAPGPVRQDLVLESGRPVTQPLRRAE, from the coding sequence GTGCAGGCTTTGGTTTATTCGTTCATCACGCTGTCGGCGGCAAGTCTGGGCGCACTGGCCTATTTCGGGCTGACCTTCACCCCCGCCAATGCCATCCTGCTCGCGGCCGTGTTCGGCTGTGTCTGCATCGTCTTTCTCGAACGCTCCCTGCGCCAGCGCGCCGAAAACCGGCTCGAACGCGCCATCGAAGACCTGTCCCGTCTTCTTGCCACCGATGCCCAGGCGGGCGCCGTGCTCGGCCAGCGCATCAATGCCATCGCCGACACCAATCCGGGCCAGCGCCTTGAAACCGTCGAAGCGGACATTTCCGTCCTCGGCACCGTCATCCGCCAGGTCGCCGAAGCGGTTGCCGAAATGGAGGACAAGGTTGCCAAGGCCGATCAAGTTCGCCCCAGCCCTTATGCCAATGAGCGCATCATTGCCGCACCGCCACCGCGCGCTGCCACCCAGATCACGGTGATCAGCGAGCCCGAGCCGATAATCCCGCTCGAAATGCTGCGCCAGGCGCTGCTCGACAATCGCCTCGTCCACCATATCCAGCCCATAGCCCGCCTGCCGCAACGCCGCGCCGCCGCATACGACATGCTGCCGCGCCTGATGCTTGAAGATGGCGAACTCGCCGGGGCACCCGATTTCATGCCGCGCCGCGGCGGACAGGACCTGATCCGCCAGATCGAAGGCGTCGGCCTTGTCGAAGCCGTGGCCATCGCCCGTCGCTCGAGAACCGGCGGCCAGCCCGTCGTGCTCCATATTCCTCTGACGCGAGCCACTCTGGGCGATGAATTTTCCGCCGAACAGCTGCTGGTAACGCTCGATGCCAACCGCGCCATTGCCTCGGGCCTGACCTTTCTTGTTCCGGAAAGCGACTGGCAGAGCCTCACCACGCGCGAGCGCGCCGTGGTGGAAGCCGTGGCGCGCAAGGGCGCCGGTTTTTCGATCTCCAACCTTCGCTCCCTTCGCCTCGACATTGCCGAATTGGCCGCCCTCGGCGTCCGCTCGCTGCGGGTTGATGCCACCCGCTTCCTCGACACGCCCGAGGTCTTCACCGATTTCCACATCTCGGACATCGCCAATTATCTGGCGCGCTTCGAAGTCTCGCTGCTGGCCACCGGCGTTGCCACCGAGCGGCAGATCGTCGAACTGCTCGACAACGACATCATCCTGGTCCAGGGCAATTATATCGCGGCGCCCGGGCCCGTTCGCCAGGACCTCGTGCTCGAGTCCGGCCGCCCGGTGACGCAGCCGCTGCGCCGCGCCGAATAG
- a CDS encoding co-chaperone GroES produces the protein MGFRPLHDRVVVRRVDSEEKTKGGIIIPDTAKEKPSEGVIVSVGPGARDEQGKINALDVKAGDRVLFGKWSGTEVKLNGEDLIIMKESDIMGIVEA, from the coding sequence ATGGGCTTCCGTCCCCTGCATGACCGCGTGGTCGTCCGTCGCGTCGACAGTGAAGAAAAGACCAAAGGCGGGATCATCATCCCCGACACCGCCAAGGAAAAGCCCTCCGAGGGCGTGATCGTTTCCGTGGGCCCTGGCGCCCGTGACGAACAGGGCAAGATCAACGCGCTCGACGTCAAGGCCGGCGACCGCGTGCTGTTCGGCAAGTGGAGCGGCACCGAAGTCAAGCTCAACGGCGAAGACCTCATCATCATGAAAGAGTCCGACATCATGGGCATCGTCGAAGCCTAA
- the groL gene encoding chaperonin GroEL (60 kDa chaperone family; promotes refolding of misfolded polypeptides especially under stressful conditions; forms two stacked rings of heptamers to form a barrel-shaped 14mer; ends can be capped by GroES; misfolded proteins enter the barrel where they are refolded when GroES binds) has protein sequence MAAKEVKFSTDARDKMLRGVNILANAVKVTLGPKGRNVVIEKSFGAPRITKDGVSVAKEIELEDKFENLGAQLLRSVASKTNDVAGDGTTTATVLGQAIVVEGVKAVAAGFNPMDLKRGIDLAVEEVVKSLQSSAKGITSSSEVSQVGTISANGETSIGEMIAEAMQKVGNEGVITVEEAKTAETELDVVEGMQFDRGYLSPYFVTNAEKMTAVLEDPYILLHEKKLSNLQAILPILEAVVQSQRPLLIIAEDVDGEALPTLVVNRLRAGLKVAAVKAPGFGDRRKAMLEDIAILTGGQVISEDLGIKLENVTLDMLGTAKRVEITKENTTIVDGAGTQEDIQGRVGQIKAQIEETTSDYDKEKLQERLAKLAGGVAVIRVGGSTEVEVKERKDRVDDALNATRAAVEEGIVPGGGVALLRASNALTIKGANADQDAGIAIVRRALQEPVRTIANNAGAEGSVVVGKILENSSPTFGYNAATGEYGDLVALGVIDPVKVVRHALQDAASVASLLITTEALIVEAPKDAAPAMPGGGGMGGMGGMDF, from the coding sequence ATGGCTGCCAAAGAAGTAAAGTTCTCCACCGACGCACGCGACAAGATGCTGCGCGGCGTCAACATCCTGGCCAACGCGGTCAAGGTAACGCTGGGTCCCAAGGGCCGTAACGTCGTTATCGAAAAGTCGTTCGGTGCTCCGCGCATCACCAAGGACGGCGTCTCGGTCGCCAAGGAAATCGAACTCGAAGACAAGTTCGAGAACCTGGGCGCACAGCTGCTCCGTTCGGTCGCTTCCAAGACCAACGACGTTGCCGGTGACGGCACCACCACGGCGACCGTTCTGGGCCAGGCCATCGTCGTCGAAGGCGTCAAGGCTGTTGCCGCAGGCTTCAACCCGATGGATCTCAAGCGCGGTATCGACCTCGCTGTCGAAGAAGTCGTCAAGTCGCTCCAGTCTTCGGCCAAGGGCATCACCTCCTCCTCCGAAGTTTCCCAGGTCGGCACCATTTCGGCCAATGGCGAAACCTCGATCGGCGAAATGATCGCCGAAGCGATGCAGAAGGTCGGCAACGAGGGTGTCATCACCGTCGAAGAAGCCAAGACTGCCGAAACCGAACTCGATGTCGTTGAAGGCATGCAGTTCGACCGCGGCTACCTCTCGCCTTACTTCGTCACCAATGCAGAAAAGATGACTGCGGTCCTCGAAGACCCCTACATCCTCCTGCACGAAAAGAAGCTTTCGAACCTGCAGGCGATCCTGCCGATCCTCGAAGCCGTGGTTCAGTCCCAGCGTCCGCTGCTGATCATCGCCGAAGACGTCGATGGCGAAGCGCTGCCGACCCTGGTCGTCAACCGTCTGCGCGCCGGCCTCAAGGTCGCTGCCGTGAAGGCGCCGGGCTTTGGTGACCGCCGCAAGGCAATGCTGGAAGACATCGCCATCCTCACCGGTGGCCAGGTGATCTCCGAAGACCTCGGCATCAAGCTCGAGAACGTGACCCTCGACATGCTCGGCACTGCCAAGCGCGTTGAAATCACCAAGGAAAACACCACGATCGTCGATGGCGCCGGTACCCAGGAAGACATCCAGGGCCGCGTTGGCCAGATCAAGGCGCAGATCGAGGAAACCACCTCGGACTACGACAAGGAAAAGCTGCAGGAACGCCTCGCCAAGCTTGCCGGTGGCGTTGCCGTGATCCGCGTCGGTGGTTCCACCGAAGTGGAAGTCAAGGAACGCAAGGATCGCGTCGACGACGCGCTCAACGCTACCCGCGCTGCCGTTGAAGAAGGCATCGTTCCCGGTGGTGGCGTCGCCCTCCTCCGCGCTTCGAACGCCCTCACCATCAAGGGTGCAAACGCCGACCAGGACGCCGGCATCGCCATCGTTCGCCGCGCTCTCCAGGAGCCGGTGCGCACGATTGCCAACAATGCCGGTGCCGAAGGCTCCGTCGTCGTCGGCAAGATCCTTGAGAACAGCTCGCCGACCTTCGGCTACAACGCTGCAACCGGTGAATATGGCGACCTCGTTGCGCTCGGCGTCATCGACCCGGTCAAGGTCGTGCGTCACGCTCTCCAGGACGCAGCTTCGGTTGCATCGCTCCTGATCACCACCGAAGCGCTGATCGTCGAGGCCCCCAAGGACGCAGCACCGGCAATGCCGGGCGGCGGCGGCATGGGCGGCATGGGCGGCATGGATTTCTAA
- a CDS encoding DUF427 domain-containing protein, with the protein MFETATITPVDGRVHIYFDDGEIASSIRAMRLERPGREPRVYLPLEDVHPQILEASDTTSEDEGLGAAHYYTIKTLTADGVDEAWYHPYAEGRYEPLRDLLTFGGDRIKISTTEV; encoded by the coding sequence ATGTTCGAAACCGCCACTATCACGCCTGTCGACGGTCGCGTGCATATCTATTTCGACGATGGCGAAATTGCGAGCTCCATCCGGGCCATGCGCCTCGAACGCCCCGGCCGCGAACCCCGCGTCTACCTGCCGCTCGAAGACGTGCATCCGCAAATCCTTGAAGCCTCGGACACGACGAGCGAGGACGAGGGCCTCGGTGCTGCGCATTACTACACCATCAAGACGCTGACCGCCGACGGCGTCGACGAAGCCTGGTACCACCCCTATGCCGAAGGCCGGTACGAGCCGCTCCGTGACCTCCTGACCTTCGGCGGCGACCGGATCAAGATCAGCACCACCGAGGTCTAA
- a CDS encoding TSUP family transporter: MIVDPLILLALGFVGLLAGFVDAIAGGGGMLSLPALLSAGLPPVAALATNKMQSIVGTAMAVTTYWRRGFVDLRRLLPAIAATFAGSFLGALTVSRIDISLLNVAVPVALIAIALYFLFAPKLSDADRAARLPFGPFVPVLGFAIGFYDGIFGPGTGSFFTVGFVVLFGLGLTRATGSTKALNFTSNLAALAIFIPQGQVVWPVAAAMASGQIIGAYIGARTGIRYGATIIRPLVVVVSIALALKLIFFP, encoded by the coding sequence ATGATCGTCGATCCCCTCATTCTCCTGGCGCTCGGCTTCGTTGGCCTGCTTGCCGGATTTGTCGACGCCATAGCCGGGGGCGGAGGCATGCTGTCGCTTCCCGCATTGCTGTCCGCCGGCCTGCCGCCGGTCGCAGCGCTCGCCACCAACAAGATGCAGTCCATCGTCGGCACGGCCATGGCGGTAACAACCTATTGGCGCCGCGGCTTCGTCGATCTCCGCCGCCTCTTGCCCGCCATCGCTGCAACCTTTGCGGGCAGCTTCCTCGGCGCCTTGACGGTCAGCCGCATCGACATCTCGCTCCTCAACGTCGCCGTCCCGGTGGCGCTGATTGCAATCGCGCTCTACTTCCTCTTCGCGCCAAAACTCAGCGATGCCGACCGCGCCGCGCGGTTGCCCTTCGGCCCCTTCGTGCCGGTCCTGGGTTTCGCAATCGGCTTTTACGACGGCATCTTCGGCCCGGGCACCGGCTCGTTCTTCACCGTCGGCTTCGTGGTGCTTTTTGGTCTCGGGCTTACCCGCGCCACCGGCAGCACCAAGGCGTTGAACTTCACCTCAAACCTGGCGGCCCTTGCAATCTTCATCCCGCAGGGGCAGGTCGTCTGGCCCGTCGCCGCCGCCATGGCCAGTGGCCAGATCATCGGCGCCTATATCGGCGCCCGCACCGGCATTCGCTACGGCGCCACCATCATCCGCCCGCTGGTGGTTGTCGTCTCCATCGCCCTGGCGCTGAAACTGATCTTCTTCCCTTAG
- a CDS encoding ATP phosphoribosyltransferase regulatory subunit produces MTNAAMRRAQLETLVEAQGGYRAKPPLLLSADPYFDLAGEEFGRRLLLTTDQTGAEYCLRPDFTLPIVADYIAAGTRDAAAFSYLGPIFRQRDTGPAEFDQAGIELLAQPDGDLALDQVLTFARAALSLYGVAPNVHLGGVGLFEALLQQANMPDAWRSRIRHRFGHTEAMDRLLTRLEAAPDLPRSEQPSRDDLVEDVTARMVSAGLSLSEGRTPAEIADRFLEQQALDAAHVPAATLKLLRAYLAIKGDALSALRQLETLGEQHRLFLGAPLRTIRRHLESLGEARVTFDASFSPRLDYYTGIVFEMRGQGGTVLASGGQYDRLLERLGATAPIAASGCALWVDRLEAEWTR; encoded by the coding sequence CTTTCCGCCGATCCCTATTTCGATCTCGCCGGCGAAGAGTTCGGGCGCCGCCTCCTGCTCACCACCGACCAGACCGGCGCCGAATACTGCCTGCGCCCCGATTTCACCCTGCCCATCGTCGCCGATTACATTGCCGCTGGAACCCGCGACGCCGCGGCATTCTCCTATCTTGGACCGATCTTCCGCCAGCGCGACACCGGCCCAGCCGAGTTCGATCAGGCCGGCATCGAGCTTCTCGCCCAGCCCGATGGTGACCTCGCCCTCGATCAGGTGCTGACCTTCGCCCGCGCGGCGCTTTCGCTTTATGGGGTAGCACCCAACGTTCACCTCGGCGGCGTCGGCCTCTTCGAAGCGCTGCTGCAGCAGGCCAATATGCCCGATGCCTGGCGCTCCCGCATTCGCCATCGCTTCGGTCACACCGAGGCCATGGATCGTCTTCTGACGCGCCTCGAAGCTGCGCCCGATCTGCCGCGCAGCGAGCAGCCGAGCCGTGACGATCTGGTAGAGGACGTCACCGCCCGCATGGTCTCTGCTGGCCTCAGCCTGTCCGAAGGCCGCACCCCCGCCGAGATCGCCGACCGTTTCCTCGAGCAGCAAGCCCTTGATGCCGCTCACGTTCCGGCCGCAACACTGAAACTCCTGCGCGCCTATCTCGCCATCAAGGGCGATGCCCTCTCTGCTTTGCGCCAGCTTGAAACGCTTGGCGAGCAGCACCGGCTCTTTCTCGGCGCCCCGCTTCGCACCATCCGCAGGCATCTCGAAAGCCTGGGCGAAGCGCGTGTGACCTTCGACGCCAGCTTTTCGCCGCGCCTCGATTACTACACCGGCATCGTCTTCGAAATGCGCGGGCAGGGCGGCACCGTGCTCGCCTCCGGGGGCCAATATGATCGCCTTTTGGAGCGCTTGGGTGCAACAGCGCCAATCGCCGCCTCCGGCTGCGCCCTCTGGGTCGATCGCCTCGAAGCGGAGTGGACGCGATGA
- a CDS encoding glycosyltransferase family 2 protein has product MADTLELTILMPCLNEAETLATCIDKAQSFLARTGIAGEVLIADNGSTDGSQAIAAAHGARVVHADQRGYGAALATGIVNARGRFVIMGDADDSYDFANLDLFVAALRNGADLVMGNRFAGGVAPGAMPWHHRYIGNPVLSFLGRLFFRTPIRDFHCGLRGFSRDAIRDLNLRTTGMEFASEMVVKATLSQLDVREVPTTLKKDGRSRPPHLRSFRDGWRHLRFLLLFSPRWLFLYPGVALVWTGIVVGSQLVRGPVTIGAITFDVHTLLVAALCVITGVQSIAFAIIGRRFASRYGFIPRSGTYDRLLEWLTLERILLIAILLMLAGLSALVWGLIQWAARDFGPLTSHATLRAVILSMTALVTGFQLMMSGFMSSMINIPIYERRVADTEPVDRQRRHSDLTNT; this is encoded by the coding sequence GTGGCTGATACGCTCGAACTGACCATCCTGATGCCCTGCCTCAACGAGGCGGAAACACTCGCCACCTGCATCGACAAGGCGCAAAGCTTCCTCGCTCGCACTGGCATCGCCGGCGAAGTGCTGATCGCCGACAATGGCTCGACCGACGGCTCACAGGCAATAGCCGCCGCCCACGGCGCCCGCGTCGTCCATGCCGATCAACGGGGTTATGGCGCAGCGCTTGCCACCGGTATCGTCAATGCCCGCGGCCGCTTCGTCATCATGGGTGACGCCGACGATAGCTATGATTTTGCCAATCTCGACCTCTTCGTCGCCGCGCTACGCAATGGCGCCGATCTCGTCATGGGCAACCGTTTCGCCGGCGGCGTCGCTCCTGGCGCCATGCCCTGGCACCACCGCTACATCGGCAATCCGGTGCTGAGCTTCCTCGGCCGGCTGTTCTTCCGCACCCCCATCCGCGATTTCCATTGCGGCCTGCGCGGGTTTTCCCGCGACGCCATCCGAGATCTAAACCTGCGCACCACTGGTATGGAATTCGCCTCCGAAATGGTGGTCAAGGCGACGCTCAGCCAGCTCGACGTGCGCGAAGTGCCGACGACGCTCAAGAAGGACGGTCGCTCCCGCCCGCCGCATCTGCGCTCCTTCCGAGACGGCTGGCGCCACCTGCGCTTCCTGCTGCTGTTCTCGCCCCGCTGGCTCTTTCTTTATCCCGGCGTCGCGCTGGTCTGGACCGGCATCGTCGTCGGCTCTCAGCTGGTCCGCGGCCCAGTCACCATTGGCGCCATCACGTTCGACGTGCACACCCTGCTCGTCGCCGCCCTTTGCGTTATTACGGGTGTCCAGTCCATCGCCTTCGCCATCATCGGCCGGCGTTTCGCCTCCCGCTATGGCTTCATCCCGCGTTCCGGCACCTATGATCGCCTGCTTGAATGGCTGACGCTCGAACGCATCCTCCTGATCGCCATCCTCCTGATGCTTGCCGGTCTTTCCGCCCTGGTCTGGGGATTAATCCAGTGGGCCGCCCGCGACTTTGGCCCGTTGACCTCTCATGCGACCCTGCGCGCTGTCATTCTCTCGATGACCGCATTGGTCACCGGATTCCAGCTGATGATGAGCGGCTTCATGTCCTCGATGATCAACATTCCCATCTACGAACGCCGCGTCGCCGACACCGAGCCGGTTGATCGCCAGCGGCGCCATTCGGACCTGACAAACACATGA
- the hisG gene encoding ATP phosphoribosyltransferase, protein MNLTLAVPSKGRLEELTRAWFAERGLTITRPGGARSYLGAIEGLPDVTVRFYPASEIARELIRGNIDLGVTGRDLIHETSETGPASVDFARDLQFGHADVVVAVPDAWIDVTHMHDLADVASDFRSRHGRWLRIATKYITITRQHFARAGIAEYRIVESLGATEAAPASGVADIVVDITSTGSTLAANGLRVLEDGVMLKSEANLIVSKTAGWSSPRKAALDDLLSRLVL, encoded by the coding sequence ATGAACCTGACCCTCGCCGTTCCCTCCAAGGGCCGCCTTGAAGAGCTGACTCGCGCCTGGTTCGCCGAACGCGGTCTCACCATCACCCGCCCCGGCGGCGCCCGGTCCTATCTCGGCGCCATTGAAGGCCTGCCGGACGTGACCGTCCGCTTCTACCCTGCATCCGAAATCGCCCGCGAACTGATCCGCGGCAATATCGATCTCGGCGTCACCGGCCGCGATTTGATCCATGAAACCAGCGAAACCGGCCCCGCCTCTGTCGACTTCGCGCGCGACCTCCAGTTCGGCCACGCCGATGTCGTCGTGGCCGTGCCCGATGCCTGGATCGACGTCACGCACATGCATGACCTGGCCGATGTCGCCTCCGATTTTCGCTCCCGCCATGGCCGCTGGCTGCGCATCGCAACCAAATACATCACCATCACCCGCCAGCATTTTGCCCGCGCCGGCATTGCCGAATACCGCATTGTCGAAAGCCTCGGTGCTACTGAAGCCGCGCCCGCCTCCGGCGTGGCAGATATCGTGGTCGACATTACTTCAACCGGCTCGACCCTCGCCGCCAACGGCCTTCGTGTCCTCGAAGATGGCGTAATGCTAAAGAGCGAAGCCAATCTGATCGTCAGCAAAACGGCCGGCTGGTCCTCTCCCCGCAAGGCTGCGCTGGACGATCTGCTCTCGCGCCTCGTGTTATAA
- a CDS encoding BrnA antitoxin family protein: protein MRRPGRGNAFDEAEAVFKSAAPKPAFAAPAKSASPPEGKELVSIRLDRAVLEHFQDDGPGWQERINAALRQAAGLDPA, encoded by the coding sequence ATGCGCAGACCTGGACGCGGAAATGCCTTTGACGAAGCGGAGGCGGTGTTTAAGAGCGCTGCGCCTAAGCCAGCCTTTGCGGCGCCGGCAAAGTCGGCCAGCCCGCCGGAGGGGAAGGAGCTGGTTTCGATCAGGCTCGACCGCGCCGTGCTCGAGCATTTCCAGGACGATGGACCGGGTTGGCAGGAGCGGATCAATGCGGCGCTGCGCCAAGCCGCGGGGCTGGATCCCGCCTAA
- a CDS encoding sigma-54-dependent transcriptional regulator produces MTMTAGSETALSGQLLLIDSDADCARRVGEALSEALLVSPEVTIAESGRGGIEKLRQTRFDIIIADLTSLVDLAPGIEDAMGRLVRLADGALVLAMADSGSVSAALGAMRAGAHDYVAKPVSGAALASRIGELAQRHGRPRSLGCESGPEAVVADFAGFVGASSAMQFLYEQIGRVATSSAPVFITGESGTGKDVCAEALHEKGPRSAGRFVAINCAAIPRDLMESELFGVVRGALTGAHEDRKGAAELADGGTLFLDEVGEMDLSLQSKLLRFLQTGTISRVGETSVRKVDVRVICATNRNPMQMIAERKFREDLFYRLHVLPVHLPPLRQRPSDIMVLARHFLHRYAREEHKSFAGFSPEASQQLTAADWPGNVRQLQNLIRRLVVMFDGGEISAHMLAAADIEAKTAAPSGVEAPRSEGRRSVLPMWRQEQRIIEDAVAAFGGNISMAAAALEISPSTIYRKRQSWAEMQAAS; encoded by the coding sequence ATGACGATGACGGCAGGCAGCGAAACGGCGTTAAGCGGTCAGCTTCTGTTGATCGACAGCGATGCCGATTGCGCGCGCCGTGTCGGCGAAGCGCTGAGCGAAGCGCTGCTGGTTTCGCCTGAAGTCACCATTGCCGAGAGCGGACGCGGCGGCATCGAAAAGCTACGACAGACGCGCTTCGACATCATCATTGCCGATCTGACGAGCCTTGTTGACCTCGCGCCGGGCATCGAAGACGCCATGGGTCGGCTGGTGCGTCTGGCAGATGGGGCATTGGTGCTCGCGATGGCCGATAGCGGTTCGGTCAGCGCCGCGCTTGGCGCAATGCGGGCCGGGGCGCATGATTATGTGGCAAAGCCGGTCAGCGGAGCAGCCCTGGCTTCCCGCATCGGCGAATTGGCGCAGCGGCATGGGCGGCCGCGGTCGCTGGGCTGCGAATCGGGTCCGGAAGCCGTGGTCGCCGACTTTGCCGGCTTTGTGGGCGCATCGAGCGCCATGCAGTTCCTTTATGAACAGATCGGGCGGGTGGCGACATCTTCGGCGCCGGTGTTCATTACCGGCGAAAGCGGCACCGGCAAGGATGTGTGCGCCGAGGCGCTGCACGAAAAGGGGCCGCGCAGCGCCGGGCGATTCGTGGCCATCAATTGCGCGGCGATCCCGCGCGACCTCATGGAAAGCGAGTTGTTCGGCGTGGTGCGCGGCGCCTTGACCGGTGCGCATGAGGATCGCAAGGGCGCGGCGGAACTGGCGGATGGCGGCACGCTATTCCTCGATGAAGTGGGGGAAATGGACCTCTCGCTCCAGAGCAAGCTTTTGCGCTTTCTGCAGACCGGGACGATCTCGCGCGTCGGCGAGACCAGCGTGCGCAAGGTTGATGTGCGGGTGATCTGCGCCACCAATCGCAACCCGATGCAGATGATTGCGGAGCGCAAGTTCCGCGAGGATCTGTTCTACCGGCTGCACGTCTTGCCGGTGCATTTGCCGCCGCTGCGGCAGCGGCCGAGCGACATCATGGTGCTGGCCCGACATTTCCTTCATCGCTATGCGCGCGAAGAGCATAAGAGCTTTGCCGGTTTCAGCCCGGAGGCCAGCCAGCAGCTGACGGCGGCCGATTGGCCGGGCAATGTGCGGCAGTTGCAGAACCTCATCCGCCGCCTGGTGGTGATGTTCGATGGCGGCGAGATCAGCGCGCACATGCTTGCGGCAGCCGATATCGAGGCGAAAACGGCAGCGCCGTCGGGCGTCGAAGCGCCCCGAAGCGAAGGCCGGCGATCGGTGCTGCCGATGTGGCGGCAGGAACAGCGGATCATCGAGGATGCGGTCGCGGCGTTCGGCGGCAATATTTCGATGGCGGCAGCCGCGCTCGAGATCAGCCCGTCGACGATTTACCGCAAGCGCCAGAGCTGGGCGGAGATGCAGGCTGCCAGCTAA